The following proteins are encoded in a genomic region of Brachyspira pilosicoli:
- a CDS encoding class I SAM-dependent methyltransferase: MEKRKCEFCNSNEYQPYIKTDLVSYSKCSNCGLIFQDPIITQEEIDAIYDDNYFEYEVANHDNFFALIQLALKDIGFEKIENELPNKNVLDIGCATGMTLNYLKSKGYNTTGIEICSASAEYARKYYNLNIYEKPLIEVGFPDDYFSFIHFSHVIEHVPNPADTLKEIYRILAKGGYLAITTPNADGMFAKKYGANWRAVMPQHLWLFSKPVLSNYLKKVGFNIISDFSWGSIPIEKNANKIVKKFFDKFVKKFNKGDVMLFLCKK; the protein is encoded by the coding sequence GTGGAAAAACGAAAATGTGAATTTTGTAACAGCAATGAATATCAACCCTATATAAAAACAGATTTAGTAAGTTATAGTAAATGTTCAAACTGCGGACTTATCTTTCAAGACCCTATTATCACTCAAGAGGAAATAGATGCTATATATGATGATAACTATTTTGAATATGAAGTAGCTAATCATGATAATTTCTTTGCCTTGATACAGCTTGCTTTAAAAGACATAGGTTTTGAAAAAATAGAAAATGAACTTCCAAATAAAAATGTGTTAGATATAGGCTGCGCCACTGGTATGACACTTAATTATCTAAAGAGTAAAGGTTATAATACTACAGGTATAGAAATTTGTTCTGCTTCTGCAGAGTATGCAAGAAAATATTATAATTTAAATATTTATGAGAAGCCTCTTATAGAAGTTGGTTTTCCTGATGATTATTTTTCTTTTATACATTTTTCTCATGTTATAGAGCATGTGCCAAATCCTGCTGATACTTTAAAAGAAATATATAGAATACTTGCTAAAGGAGGTTATTTAGCAATTACTACACCAAATGCTGATGGAATGTTCGCTAAAAAATATGGTGCAAATTGGAGGGCGGTTATGCCTCAGCATTTATGGCTATTTTCAAAGCCTGTGCTTTCTAACTATTTAAAAAAAGTTGGATTTAATATAATAAGCGATTTTTCTTGGGGAAGTATACCTATAGAGAAAAATGCTAATAAAATAGTAAAAAAATTTTTTGACAAATTTGTAAAAAAATTTAATAAAGGCGATGTTATGCTTTTCTTATGCAAAAAGTAA
- a CDS encoding FapA family protein, with product MTNSNLNIDKSNYEFAFDDSIDIREVYDKVVDSNSDDQTLYDELLRYYVVPGVQILKSISKREGIKAGKNVKFDKMTGVYRSTTYGYVSYNGIKSVSIIPVINVSYKWRGVLVLPPQKDAKRQLTLEEIQMMVSEIPIKLMVDYDKIAELVERNIKNNEGVCCVFVEGRKPVDGNVQKVVLDYDLSIGTGKKSEDGSIDFKERSFVHNIDANVQIAHFIPEKPAVDGLDIYNEVMSANFDEDTCYKIGNNLKVDDDGITIRSAIRGILVNSSNNTLSVSDTVEIDKVDLSTGNIEVDGSVIIKENVTPGFSIKTEGNIEVYGNIEDAKIDCGGNLIVSGGIIGGPDSDINIKGKIYSSFIRNAKIMCKDDVISQQIVNSDISTSNRVIALEGKGVIIGGSIKAMNGVWAKSIGAISESKTTIMVGRDPEADALFKEITNTLKTNKEEINKIKSLLGSEYFRDPKSFIARIAPDKRDTIKGILKRITDIIKETKDLEQKRNEMAEEFERLSASSITSMEGFFPGVTIYISNIRKYITNKISGTEYFYSKEKRDISEKAPKHLDEAEYMRQDN from the coding sequence ATGACTAACAGTAATCTTAATATCGATAAAAGTAACTATGAATTTGCCTTTGATGATTCCATTGACATAAGAGAAGTATATGACAAAGTTGTTGATTCTAATAGTGATGATCAAACTTTGTATGATGAGCTTTTAAGATATTATGTTGTACCTGGAGTGCAGATATTAAAATCTATATCAAAAAGAGAGGGAATAAAAGCTGGTAAGAATGTAAAATTTGATAAGATGACAGGAGTATATAGAAGTACAACTTATGGTTATGTGTCTTATAATGGTATAAAGTCCGTATCTATAATTCCTGTAATTAACGTATCTTATAAATGGAGGGGGGTATTAGTGCTTCCTCCGCAAAAGGATGCAAAAAGGCAGCTTACTCTTGAAGAAATACAAATGATGGTTTCTGAGATACCTATCAAACTTATGGTTGATTATGATAAGATTGCTGAGCTTGTAGAACGTAATATAAAAAATAATGAGGGAGTTTGCTGTGTATTTGTTGAAGGAAGAAAGCCTGTTGATGGCAATGTTCAGAAAGTTGTTTTAGATTATGATTTATCTATAGGAACAGGTAAGAAATCAGAAGATGGTTCTATTGATTTTAAAGAAAGAAGTTTTGTACATAATATAGATGCTAATGTTCAAATAGCACATTTTATTCCAGAGAAGCCTGCTGTTGATGGACTTGATATATATAATGAAGTTATGAGTGCCAATTTTGATGAGGATACTTGCTATAAGATTGGAAATAATCTTAAAGTTGATGATGACGGCATTACTATACGAAGTGCCATTAGAGGCATACTCGTAAACAGCAGCAATAACACTTTATCGGTTAGTGATACTGTTGAGATAGATAAGGTTGATTTATCTACTGGTAATATAGAAGTTGATGGTTCTGTTATTATTAAAGAAAATGTTACTCCGGGTTTTAGCATAAAAACAGAGGGTAATATAGAAGTTTACGGCAATATAGAAGATGCTAAAATAGATTGCGGAGGAAATTTGATTGTTTCCGGCGGAATTATAGGAGGACCTGACAGCGACATAAATATAAAAGGAAAAATTTACTCATCTTTTATTAGAAATGCTAAGATTATGTGTAAAGATGATGTTATAAGTCAGCAGATAGTTAATTCAGATATATCAACAAGCAATAGAGTAATAGCATTAGAAGGCAAAGGCGTTATAATTGGAGGCTCCATCAAGGCAATGAATGGCGTTTGGGCCAAGAGTATTGGTGCTATAAGTGAGTCAAAAACTACTATAATGGTTGGAAGAGACCCTGAGGCTGATGCTTTATTTAAAGAAATCACAAACACTCTAAAAACTAATAAAGAAGAAATTAATAAAATTAAATCTTTACTCGGTTCTGAATATTTTAGAGACCCTAAATCATTTATTGCAAGAATAGCTCCAGATAAAAGAGATACCATAAAAGGAATATTAAAAAGAATTACCGATATCATAAAAGAAACTAAAGATTTAGAACAAAAAAGAAATGAAATGGCTGAAGAGTTTGAAAGATTATCCGCCAGCAGTATAACTTCTATGGAAGGTTTCTTCCCAGGTGTGACTATATATATATCTAACATAAGAAAATATATTACAAATAAAATATCAGGTACAGAATATTTTTATTCTAAAGAAAAGAGAGATATTTCTGAAAAAGCTCCAAAACATTTAGATGAAGCAGAATATATGAGACAAGATAACTAA
- the rfaE1 gene encoding D-glycero-beta-D-manno-heptose-7-phosphate kinase, giving the protein MKIKDIVKARVLVIGDLMLDRFTYGDVMRISPEAPVPVLHVNHEENYLGGAGNVARNIASLLNMEGRGDIGIIGVIGNDKSAETIIESMHNWNISNEGIIVDNNRTTITKTRIVAGTQQIVRIDEENVEPYSSDIYKKIEKSFLDRLKEYNVVIISDYAKGVITKEIAKKIIDICNKNNIQVLVDPAIKHFSYYKKATLMTPNLKEAIEGSNSKIPFYNFNTDSINKLGNDIVKKLGLSKLMITLGANGMALFDKDIQTFKDEVYIIPTKAKSVFDVSGAGDTVISVLGMCLSIGFSFKEASEIANTAAGVVVGKRGTSTLTLDELIKAL; this is encoded by the coding sequence ATGAAAATAAAAGATATTGTCAAAGCGAGAGTATTAGTAATCGGCGATTTAATGTTAGACAGATTTACTTATGGTGATGTTATGAGAATATCTCCAGAGGCACCTGTACCTGTTTTGCATGTTAATCATGAAGAAAATTATTTAGGCGGAGCTGGAAATGTAGCGAGAAATATTGCTTCATTATTAAATATGGAAGGAAGAGGCGATATAGGAATCATTGGTGTTATAGGAAATGATAAATCTGCTGAAACAATTATAGAAAGTATGCATAATTGGAATATATCTAATGAAGGCATAATAGTAGATAATAATAGAACAACTATAACAAAAACAAGAATAGTTGCAGGAACTCAGCAAATAGTGAGAATAGATGAAGAAAATGTTGAGCCATATTCAAGCGACATTTATAAAAAAATAGAAAAATCTTTTTTAGATAGATTAAAAGAATATAATGTTGTTATTATAAGCGACTATGCTAAAGGCGTTATTACTAAAGAAATAGCTAAAAAGATAATAGACATTTGCAATAAAAACAATATACAAGTATTGGTTGATCCTGCTATAAAACATTTTTCTTATTATAAAAAAGCCACTTTAATGACTCCAAACCTAAAAGAGGCTATAGAAGGCTCTAACAGTAAAATACCTTTTTATAATTTCAATACAGATTCTATAAATAAATTAGGTAATGATATAGTGAAAAAATTAGGCTTATCAAAGCTTATGATTACACTCGGTGCTAATGGTATGGCATTGTTTGATAAAGATATACAAACATTTAAAGATGAAGTTTATATAATACCTACTAAGGCAAAAAGTGTGTTTGATGTTTCTGGGGCTGGAGATACTGTTATATCGGTGCTTGGTATGTGTCTTTCTATTGGCTTTTCTTTTAAAGAGGCTTCTGAAATTGCTAATACAGCTGCTGGTGTTGTTGTTGGAAAGAGAGGAACTTCTACTTTAACTTTAGATGAGCTTATTAAGGCTTTATGA
- a CDS encoding MFS transporter, with amino-acid sequence MENNNKNNILAIVSLVLLSFALGTCEFIVIGVLTDIAESFNVSEVIAGGLISMFALAYSICTPFSAAIAGKFNRFNFIIFTSIIFIIGNFLCSLAFNYNFLMIIRIFLAIISGALISVSISFTPYIATKEKRPMVVAWIYSGFSIASIFGVPIGTTISYNFGWRGSFIFISVFSILMLIMMIISLPKNTPQYKIKLLHQFVIFKDIRFILSTLTILFGAASSYVFYTYLKPILLNYVHIDNQYISIALLIFGITVLFSNLLSGKLAEHNGVYNLRFIFILQFICMIVLPFAFNNYITSAIVILLIGFLMYLMNSPVQLNILDFTEREYPSCITLASSNNSFSFNFGIALGSFVGSSIFDSFGLKWVGFGGAVLSVLAFINIVMLNKFNRQ; translated from the coding sequence ATTGAAAATAATAACAAAAATAATATATTAGCTATTGTATCTTTAGTTTTATTAAGTTTTGCTTTAGGTACTTGTGAGTTTATAGTTATAGGGGTTTTAACTGATATAGCTGAAAGCTTTAATGTTAGTGAAGTTATTGCGGGAGGATTAATCTCAATGTTTGCTTTAGCTTATTCTATATGTACTCCTTTTTCTGCTGCTATTGCGGGTAAGTTTAACAGATTTAATTTTATAATATTTACAAGCATAATATTTATTATAGGGAATTTTTTATGTTCTTTGGCTTTTAATTATAATTTTTTAATGATAATAAGAATATTTTTAGCAATTATTTCGGGAGCCTTAATTTCTGTGTCAATATCTTTTACACCCTATATTGCTACTAAAGAAAAAAGACCCATGGTTGTAGCTTGGATTTATTCTGGTTTTAGTATAGCTTCTATTTTTGGGGTTCCAATAGGCACTACTATAAGTTATAATTTTGGATGGAGGGGTTCTTTTATTTTTATATCTGTTTTTAGCATATTGATGCTTATAATGATGATTATTTCTTTACCAAAAAATACTCCTCAGTATAAAATAAAATTATTACATCAATTTGTTATTTTTAAAGATATTAGATTTATATTAAGCACATTGACAATTCTTTTCGGTGCTGCTTCTTCTTATGTATTTTATACTTATTTGAAACCTATATTATTAAACTATGTTCATATAGATAATCAGTATATTAGCATTGCATTATTAATTTTTGGTATAACTGTGCTTTTTAGCAACTTACTTTCTGGAAAATTAGCAGAGCATAATGGAGTTTATAATTTGAGATTTATATTTATACTTCAGTTTATATGTATGATTGTTTTGCCATTTGCTTTTAATAATTATATAACTTCTGCTATAGTAATATTATTAATAGGTTTTTTAATGTATTTAATGAACTCTCCTGTACAATTAAATATTTTAGATTTTACAGAGAGAGAGTATCCTTCTTGTATTACTTTAGCTTCCTCAAATAATTCTTTTTCATTTAATTTTGGAATAGCTTTAGGTTCATTTGTTGGAAGCAGTATATTTGACAGTTTTGGTCTTAAATGGGTAGGTTTTGGAGGAGCTGTATTATCTGTATTAGCTTTCATTAACATTGTAATGTTGAATAAGTTTAATAGACAATAA
- a CDS encoding peptide ABC transporter substrate-binding protein: MKRLFAVLFCIFILACSNDVNNNEVIKVSVGAEPQSIDPSYLSAIDSMIYAVHVFEGLVTKDKEGNIVGGVAESWEVSPDGLNIIFHLRDNAKWSDGKKITADEFVYSFRRLVDPNTASSYGFLASPIKNADKIMAGKLRKEQLGIEAIDEKTLLIKFEAPTAYFLELFCIPIFSPLRADYIEDNEKWTFYPNTYIGNGPYKMIERKTDELISLELNTNYWNKDNIVANRIDFVMLSDISTAYAALKEGSLHYSSRIQNNDIELLRKEGYLVITPSLGTAYYALNNTNEVLKDKRVRKALALAIDRNYIVENITKGGEVPAAAFIPFGLKDVNGDFRENGGNYFSVSKEDYESNVKEAKRLLAEAGYSNGANFPVLEFKTNPGAGVTIAEAVQQMWKENLNIDMSITQEEWSVFQKNRQTRNYTVCRADWIGDYLDPMTFAQLFTSASAGNRVGYSNINYDSLIKEAQSTIDNNKRMNNMHIAEDMLIGDDMALIPLYYYTAPSMKSPKLQDVVVDTLEIRRFFYSYLK; the protein is encoded by the coding sequence ATGAAAAGATTATTTGCAGTATTATTCTGTATTTTTATTTTAGCTTGTTCTAATGACGTAAACAATAACGAGGTTATAAAGGTGAGTGTTGGGGCAGAGCCTCAGAGTATAGACCCATCATATTTATCTGCAATTGACAGTATGATTTATGCTGTGCATGTATTTGAAGGATTAGTTACAAAAGACAAAGAAGGCAATATTGTAGGCGGAGTTGCTGAGAGTTGGGAAGTTTCTCCTGATGGATTAAATATTATATTTCATTTAAGAGATAATGCTAAATGGTCTGACGGGAAAAAAATTACTGCAGATGAATTTGTATATTCTTTTAGAAGATTGGTTGATCCTAATACAGCTTCTTCTTATGGTTTTTTAGCTTCACCAATTAAAAACGCTGATAAAATAATGGCTGGCAAACTTAGAAAGGAGCAATTAGGAATTGAGGCTATAGATGAAAAAACTTTATTAATAAAATTTGAAGCTCCAACTGCATATTTTTTAGAATTATTTTGTATACCTATATTTTCACCATTAAGAGCGGACTATATTGAAGATAATGAGAAATGGACATTTTATCCAAACACGTATATAGGAAATGGTCCTTATAAGATGATAGAAAGAAAAACAGATGAATTAATATCATTAGAATTAAACACAAATTATTGGAATAAAGATAACATAGTTGCAAATAGAATAGATTTTGTAATGCTTTCAGATATATCAACAGCATACGCAGCGTTAAAAGAAGGCTCATTACATTACTCCTCAAGAATACAAAACAATGATATAGAACTTTTAAGAAAAGAAGGATATTTAGTTATAACACCATCCTTGGGTACTGCTTATTATGCTTTAAATAATACAAATGAAGTTTTAAAAGACAAAAGAGTTCGCAAAGCATTAGCATTAGCAATAGATAGAAATTATATAGTAGAAAATATCACCAAAGGAGGAGAAGTTCCTGCTGCAGCGTTTATTCCATTTGGTCTTAAAGATGTAAATGGAGATTTTAGAGAGAATGGCGGAAATTATTTTAGCGTATCAAAAGAGGATTATGAGTCAAATGTTAAAGAGGCAAAAAGACTTCTCGCTGAAGCTGGATACAGCAACGGAGCTAATTTTCCTGTTTTGGAGTTTAAAACAAATCCAGGTGCTGGAGTTACTATAGCTGAAGCGGTGCAGCAGATGTGGAAAGAAAATTTAAATATAGATATGTCTATCACTCAAGAAGAATGGTCAGTTTTTCAAAAAAATAGACAAACAAGAAATTATACAGTATGCCGTGCAGATTGGATTGGAGATTATTTAGACCCTATGACTTTTGCTCAACTATTTACTTCAGCAAGTGCAGGCAACAGAGTAGGCTACAGCAATATTAATTATGACAGCCTCATAAAAGAAGCACAATCTACTATAGATAATAATAAAAGAATGAACAACATGCACATAGCAGAGGATATGCTTATAGGCGATGATATGGCTTTGATACCTTTATATTATTATACAGCACCTTCTATGAAAAGCCCTAAATTGCAAGATGTTGTGGTTGATACTTTAGAGATAAGAAGATTTTTCTACTCTTATTTGAAATAA
- a CDS encoding class I SAM-dependent methyltransferase, producing the protein MVNEIKKSICIITDINGIYGYGHFTRMNLIANRLSDIYDFTFSSINDDSELYKRIDIKTIEFNKIAEINPYIIIVDSREVEEKYISYLKKISSVIIVDSVGSERRLADIVIEMLPNLDSSKEVNIKPFITTILNNSIKPTYNEEGPILVYLGFNKEIKDKAIQIISKITYKKFVIIDFKRESEFSNIEYIDFSKDIFANSYSAVITYFGLTAFECIESKIPTILFSPTKYHDELANKCDDIFFNLGFFENADVEDSIKKIETFINDKEKQNSLIENAEQINTDESIERLKTIFSNMKDFKDIKCPFCKSSNIERKNRNLESNLYKCGHCNTLFRKYFLSPFTDYSSKYFVEDYKKQYGKTYEEDVENLSRLAKRRIEKIKKIKPSGKILDIGSAMGFFLKEASNYGYITEGIEISEYASNYCVNTLNLNVHNCSLLDFNYKEKEYDIITAWYVVEHIYNFDKIFESILYSLKDDGIFALAMPNGYGVSGRFNKNYYSIVPSDHAFEANPKSLDMFFSKYSLKRISLENQSVYYNRFTDVFKLFKNSKVSEKLYKKLAQKFNLGDTFECIYQKIK; encoded by the coding sequence ATGGTAAATGAAATAAAAAAAAGTATATGCATAATAACAGATATTAATGGTATATATGGCTATGGACATTTTACTCGAATGAATCTAATTGCTAATAGATTATCTGACATATATGATTTTACTTTTTCTTCTATAAATGATGATAGTGAACTATATAAAAGAATTGATATAAAAACTATTGAGTTTAATAAAATAGCGGAAATAAATCCATACATTATAATTGTTGATTCGAGGGAAGTTGAAGAGAAATATATAAGCTATTTAAAAAAAATATCATCTGTTATCATAGTAGATAGTGTTGGAAGTGAGAGGAGGTTAGCTGATATTGTAATAGAGATGCTTCCAAATTTGGATAGCTCTAAAGAGGTAAATATTAAGCCATTTATTACTACAATATTAAATAATTCTATAAAACCTACATATAATGAAGAGGGTCCCATACTTGTTTACTTGGGATTTAATAAAGAAATAAAAGATAAAGCTATTCAAATAATATCAAAAATAACTTATAAGAAATTTGTAATAATAGATTTTAAAAGAGAAAGTGAATTTTCTAATATAGAGTATATTGACTTTTCAAAGGATATATTTGCTAATTCATATTCTGCGGTTATAACATATTTTGGACTTACTGCTTTTGAATGTATAGAGTCAAAGATTCCTACTATACTTTTTTCACCTACTAAGTATCATGATGAATTGGCTAATAAATGTGATGATATATTTTTTAATTTGGGATTTTTTGAAAATGCTGATGTTGAAGACAGCATAAAGAAAATAGAAACTTTTATAAATGATAAAGAAAAACAAAATAGTTTGATAGAGAATGCTGAGCAAATAAATACTGATGAATCTATAGAAAGGTTAAAGACTATTTTTTCTAATATGAAAGATTTTAAAGATATAAAATGCCCATTTTGTAAGAGCTCTAATATAGAGAGAAAAAACAGAAATTTGGAATCTAATTTATATAAATGTGGTCATTGCAATACTTTATTTAGAAAATATTTTTTATCTCCTTTTACAGATTATTCATCAAAATATTTTGTAGAAGATTATAAAAAACAATACGGAAAAACTTATGAGGAAGATGTTGAAAATTTAAGCCGATTAGCAAAGAGAAGAATAGAAAAGATAAAAAAAATAAAACCAAGCGGAAAGATTTTAGATATTGGGAGTGCTATGGGTTTTTTTCTTAAAGAGGCTTCTAATTATGGATATATTACTGAGGGTATAGAGATAAGTGAGTATGCTTCAAACTACTGTGTTAATACTTTAAACTTAAATGTGCATAACTGTTCTTTACTTGATTTTAATTATAAAGAAAAAGAGTATGATATAATTACGGCTTGGTATGTTGTGGAGCATATTTATAATTTTGATAAAATTTTTGAAAGTATTTTATATTCCTTAAAAGATGATGGTATATTTGCTTTAGCTATGCCGAATGGTTATGGGGTTAGCGGAAGATTTAATAAAAATTATTATTCTATAGTTCCAAGTGACCATGCATTTGAAGCTAATCCTAAATCTTTGGACATGTTTTTTTCAAAGTATTCTCTTAAAAGAATTAGTTTAGAAAATCAAAGTGTTTATTATAATAGATTTACTGATGTTTTTAAGCTTTTTAAGAATTCAAAAGTATCTGAAAAACTATATAAAAAACTCGCACAAAAATTTAATCTTGGCGATACATTTGAGTGCATATACCAAAAGATTAAATAG
- a CDS encoding EFR1 family ferrodoxin (N-terminal region resembles flavodoxins. C-terminal ferrodoxin region binds two 4Fe-4S clusters.) — translation MNKNAVIYYFSGTGNTEKVVNEYKKHFEENNINITLYRVTDNFCNLPNPNEYNYVGLAYPIHGFNAPYPIFDLIKLFPKTEDKKIFILKTSGEPLSINNISSEPIMVRLNKKGYILTNEYHYVMPYNLVFRHTDEMAAKMWNTAKKLCAIDLKEILEDKKVFLKKFPFGRFIAFLFRIEHPAMKINGNLFKVKNICTHCNLCVKKCPVNNIYNDDNGDIKFKNKCVMCASCAFRCPVNAINIGILTAWKVNGPYKFDNPPQNQKSKHENYCKKAYDRYFKNAEEKIKNNML, via the coding sequence ATGAATAAAAATGCGGTTATATATTATTTTTCTGGTACAGGTAATACAGAGAAAGTTGTAAATGAATACAAAAAACATTTTGAAGAAAATAATATAAATATAACATTATATAGAGTTACGGATAATTTTTGTAATTTGCCTAATCCAAATGAATATAATTATGTAGGATTAGCGTACCCCATACATGGTTTTAATGCGCCATATCCAATTTTTGATTTAATCAAATTATTTCCAAAAACAGAAGATAAAAAAATATTTATACTAAAAACCTCAGGAGAGCCATTATCAATAAATAATATATCATCAGAACCTATAATGGTTAGATTAAATAAAAAAGGATATATTCTTACAAATGAGTATCATTATGTAATGCCTTATAATTTGGTGTTTAGACATACTGATGAGATGGCTGCAAAGATGTGGAATACTGCTAAAAAATTGTGCGCTATAGATTTAAAAGAGATATTAGAAGATAAAAAAGTATTTCTAAAAAAATTTCCATTTGGAAGATTTATTGCTTTTCTATTTAGAATAGAACACCCTGCTATGAAAATTAACGGTAATCTTTTTAAGGTAAAAAATATATGCACTCATTGCAATTTATGTGTAAAAAAATGCCCTGTTAATAATATTTATAATGATGATAACGGAGATATTAAATTTAAAAATAAATGTGTTATGTGTGCAAGCTGTGCTTTTAGATGCCCAGTAAATGCAATTAATATAGGTATTCTAACAGCTTGGAAAGTAAATGGGCCTTATAAATTTGATAACCCTCCACAAAACCAAAAGAGTAAGCATGAGAATTATTGTAAAAAAGCTTATGATAGATATTTTAAAAATGCTGAAGAAAAGATAAAAAATAATATGCTATAA
- a CDS encoding peptidase M30, translated as MNFKLVFIVLISSVLISCYSPFYIIDTDGFAVYRASSSGNGLSSDFIKANIVKETENLIVFVENGNKYDSNNLDLICTEFEKYYNKEKSIYGNHTDVDNNGKIIILFLDLNPNYNSGSKLNGYFNPADLINGYGNNADMLYMDLGGLNNYPEYMAGTILHELQHLINYYVNVIKKGSEMEVWLNEALSESTSILFNKSTVNSRNNEFNNINYYCFYTWDLPINIFANYPSASVFMNWLYIKNNYNEEIFKIIASSKENNAYRKILSISSLISSTWDDLLLQWIEDIDNRIVPGVKINKINNNANSSIPLYPGALLVYNLVNGSTIDSTNPLLKTKQNNNSMILLNSDTYIGNNPTSINVKLNYNNSILMSRKLSAQQTNSYLEVISNTKPKYINILLK; from the coding sequence ATGAATTTTAAATTAGTTTTTATAGTACTTATTAGTTCAGTTTTAATTTCTTGCTACAGTCCTTTTTATATTATTGATACCGATGGCTTTGCAGTATATAGAGCCTCTTCATCTGGCAACGGTTTATCATCAGATTTTATAAAGGCAAATATTGTTAAAGAAACAGAAAATTTAATTGTATTTGTAGAAAATGGTAATAAATATGATTCTAATAATTTAGACTTAATATGTACAGAATTTGAAAAATATTATAATAAAGAAAAATCAATTTACGGTAATCACACAGATGTTGATAACAATGGTAAAATTATTATTTTATTTTTAGATTTAAATCCAAACTATAATAGCGGTTCTAAGCTTAATGGATATTTTAATCCTGCAGATTTAATAAATGGGTATGGCAATAATGCAGATATGCTCTATATGGATTTGGGAGGACTTAATAATTATCCAGAGTATATGGCTGGTACAATATTACATGAATTACAACATTTAATAAACTATTATGTAAATGTAATAAAAAAAGGAAGTGAAATGGAAGTATGGCTTAATGAGGCTTTATCAGAATCTACTTCTATTTTATTTAATAAAAGTACCGTTAATAGCAGAAATAATGAATTTAACAATATTAATTATTATTGTTTTTACACTTGGGATTTGCCAATAAATATATTTGCTAATTATCCTTCAGCTTCTGTTTTTATGAACTGGCTTTATATTAAAAATAATTATAATGAGGAAATATTTAAAATCATTGCATCTTCAAAAGAAAATAATGCATATAGAAAAATTTTATCTATATCATCATTAATTTCTTCTACATGGGATGATTTGCTGCTTCAATGGATAGAAGACATTGACAATAGAATTGTGCCTGGAGTTAAAATTAACAAAATTAACAATAATGCCAATTCATCTATACCTTTATATCCCGGTGCTTTATTAGTTTATAATTTAGTAAATGGCAGTACTATTGATTCTACTAATCCACTTCTAAAAACTAAACAAAATAATAACTCTATGATATTATTAAATAGCGACACATATATAGGGAATAATCCTACTTCTATAAATGTTAAATTAAATTATAATAATTCTATTTTAATGAGCAGAAAATTATCAGCACAACAAACTAATTCTTATTTGGAAGTAATAAGTAATACTAAACCTAAATATATAAATATACTATTGAAATAG